GGATGTCAGAAGCCCCTCCGAATTTTCGCATGCTCACATTACTGGGGCACTAAGCCTACCCTTATTTACTGACGAGCAACGAAAAGTGGTAGGCACAGCTTATAAAAAAGAAAGCAGAGAGAAAGCCATCAAAATAGGCTTAGACTACTTTGGACCTACTATGCGTAGTATGGTAGAATCAGTGGAGAAAATAACCAAGGATGCCCCGCAAGAAGTACTAGTACACTGCTGGCGTGGTGGCATGCGAAGTGGAGCTGTAGCTTGGCTTCTTGACCTATACGGCTTCAAGGTTTATAGCCTAATAGGTGGATATAAGGAATACCGACGCTGGATTAATAAGCAGTTTGAGAAAAAACGTACTTATAAAATTATAGGTGGTTACACTGGAAGTGCCAAAACACTTTTACTACACCAACTTAAAGAAGAAGGCCATGCTATTATTGATTTAGAAGGGCTCGCAAACCATAGAGGTTCTTCTTTAGGCGGCATAGGTCAAAAACCACAGCCTAGCCAAGAAATGTTTGAGAATCTTTTAGGAAGAGCTCTCGCAAAATTAGAGGAGGCCGAATTTATATTTATAGAAGATGAAAGCCAGCGTATTGGAAACGCTCAAATTCCACTACCGGTTTGGCAACAAATGAAAAACAGTACTGTCTATTTCTTAGAGGTTCCTTTTGAGAAAAGACTCGCTTTTTTATGTATAGAATATGGCGAATTACCATCAGATGAATTAACAGAGGCCATTCTTAGAATTCAAAAAAGACTAGGTGGCTTAGAAACGAAAAATGCTATTACTTTTTTAGAGTCAAATGACATCTCGGCATGTTTTGGGATATTGCTCCGTTATTATGACAAATGGTACCTAAAAGGTTCTTTAAACAAAAAGTCGATAGTTAAAATAGTGGCAAAAAGCATAGAAGTAGAGGAGAACTCTGCTTTACTAATGAAAGAAATATGGA
This sequence is a window from Arcticibacterium luteifluviistationis. Protein-coding genes within it:
- the mnmH gene encoding tRNA 2-selenouridine(34) synthase MnmH, which encodes MAVQKLNISDFLEKAKTLPVLDVRSPSEFSHAHITGALSLPLFTDEQRKVVGTAYKKESREKAIKIGLDYFGPTMRSMVESVEKITKDAPQEVLVHCWRGGMRSGAVAWLLDLYGFKVYSLIGGYKEYRRWINKQFEKKRTYKIIGGYTGSAKTLLLHQLKEEGHAIIDLEGLANHRGSSLGGIGQKPQPSQEMFENLLGRALAKLEEAEFIFIEDESQRIGNAQIPLPVWQQMKNSTVYFLEVPFEKRLAFLCIEYGELPSDELTEAILRIQKRLGGLETKNAITFLESNDISACFGILLRYYDKWYLKGSLNKKSIVKIVAKSIEVEENSALLMKEIWKKK